A stretch of DNA from Carassius carassius chromosome 22, fCarCar2.1, whole genome shotgun sequence:
tgttactgagaattaataagtaaatcttacggccgtttgctggatgaaccacgtttgatttacattaatttctagtaaaaggtatcacaataattgatatgaagaatggaatattgaaatattaatgagtaaattacagtgccttgtgatgagttattaatatatacaattgacctatttttcatcttcaataattttaatgcaactgtaatatgatatatatatatatatatatatatatatatatatatatatatatatatatattaatcatattcctgattaattacccaaattccctatatatcatttgagttaattattatgtacaacccagtgcggctacagcccacagcacaagacactggtatgtaaaatcaaacaaggctttattgaactactctaatacacacaaactaaactaacgaaaacacacaaacattcattcaaacagtgacagagaaaagtgatgttattaacggagggtgaatggagtcccaagtgtctagcgttagacactatttgttgaccgcaacctgagagaatcaatctactaTCACTTTAATCTTAAttcgttttcttaataagatttgcacaAGTTAAgagatattgtgtacttgcgtCTGGATGCTCCTTGTTGCTTTGGATGCGTTCCCTTCTTTAACGAAGTTGCTGGAGAGGGAATCTCTGGCGCTGATTGGCAGGCAGTCGGTTGATGACACGTTCTGAGGGACAGAACTCGATGGTGAGTGATGGTTGGCTTTAACGGGTGGCGCTTCGTTCgcgagacttcctggattgcgggttgTTATGCAACAGAGTTTCCTCTAAGTCTGGAGCGACTCTGAGAGTGTTTTCTTTGACGAAGTTCAGTGAAGGATCTTACagaagagttgatgagttttgagtgagctcttggtggtttgaagagtaCACGCTGGACGAGGTAAAGGTCAGCATAAAACATAAGCAAGAGCAAAGTCACTGCAAAAGCAGGGCAAAAAGCAAAGGTAAAAAgcttgtcattgggttataagcgtgtccatctgacccgtccttcttagtgcgacagccaatcagatattgtcttagACGGGACCTACGCCCCGTTCTCCGGTTCTTGCAATGCAGTGTTggcagacgtacgataattatcgtatttgtatgataatttttacctctgtaagatgtacgatcaataatgaaaaaatcccgtaatgtacgataatttcagaattttatgaaaatttaaatgatagtagttgcagtcatagggcttaaCTGCACCTAGCatcaacagctaaattccttcttcactggacgcgacaaagcaagtgttaaaaatcattttaatatgttttaatatgcccCGCGAAGCAGAcagacactgaaaataatgggatagtattttgtctcactgcttccttCCAGCAATttgccttgttatctattgtggtaatttgcaggtcgtgtctaaatgttgttggtttagaatagataaataacccttttgactcgtgtacgataattttcttccaaatacgataatttttaacttctggtacgatacttggacatttccaatctggcaacactgttgcAATGTAATTAGCATAATGTCTACATGATCGCGTGTGTCCAAACTTctgagagtttagtttaaacgctttaataagcaaacttaatagtttaaatatggtgcatcctacacacatctactttacatcaaaattctagaaatcatttacccattAAGTAGGTACCAAACTACATATACATCCCAAAGTTGAGGTTGAGGTAAATAAGGATTTAGCtgtgataagtgtttaacacacaaaattaacttgagtaatataaagcatgcataatacagagaatacacatgtatgaggcaacttctataactgaggtagaaaaccctacgaataggctgtaataaatgttaaacacacagaaagaattccacaggttatataaaacatacatgttACTTAAGATATATGTGAGGTAAATACTGGTAATCAATTCAGCGtattggaagcaattttgagaccacaagtgggttaaatttcagtctattggttttggagacaaagtctctggaatttacagctgcagaAAGGAGGTTTAAGGTTTGTGGTGATCCAGGGCCataggaatgccttagcatccttTGTTTGCTGATAAGGATGGGGATTTACCCATTGAGGTCACcacagggtttcttggccatttggtcttaagtttggggaacaaagagaaatcttttcctgctgtcctggcaTCGCTGGTACGAGATTAGACAGGCACAAAAagggaaaggggggggggggtgacatctcctttagccatcttggaaccatgactgtgttttatgacgcactaatggttcgatgggcaatggactgttcaaggataatcctacaaTGGACCCATACcaatacttttttgtgcaaacagGGTATGCCtgtaaaaaaacaagaaacaaacatGTAATGCGTTAGACATGCGTTATTTTAAGGTTATTCATAGACAGATGGCGTATaccacaaacatttttttgataacctcgagctcgaggccgtggggaagcagattcgcgacctggaggtgaggcaggcccagctgagagagcggagagccgcgctggaatcatcccgggctgacgctcacaagtccggggtaagtatacagcgtgctgttaacagtcccaccatgtCTACTCTGTGtatttctctgcacaggcccagtGCACCCAGGacacgatcttcccagatgtccttcactccgacgGGACACaatggaccctgggtgcatccacagcggaggacgcgagccgggccccgggcgacgacttctcccactcctgccttcgagatctccatccggaaccgcttcgctcccctccacgAGACAGgatgcgacgctgtgatcatcggagactccatcgtccgacacgtccgtgctacgttagccgaaggtaaagtgcacactcattgtttccctggtgctcatgttctcgatgtttctgcgcagatacccacgatcctgaaggccgacgagagccccagagcggtcgtgcttcacgccagggttaacaacaccatgctgcggcagacggagacgctgaagagggacttcagcagcctgatcgagatggttcgcagcacgacgcccgcgacGACAATCattgtgtcaggaccactgcccacgtatcgacgaggacatgaaaggttcagtagactttttgctttaaatgaatggttgttgtcatcatgtaaagaacagaaactgctatttgttaataactggaatcttttctgggagcgtcctaggctgtttcgcgctgatggcttacaccccagcagagtcggagcggagctgctttctgacaacatctccaggacacttcgctccatgtgactagtaagacaattctcaaataactattatgatgagttttgttccacccgcttaaatgataaaagtacttgtgctgtaaaaactattaagactgtgtctgtttccCAAATAGtgaggtaaaaatataaatataatgtaggatctagaaaaaatcttatcgtgattaaaccagaaacatgtaaagtaaatgaacaaaaacaatttttaaagtttgggatcataaatattagatcactcacacccaaagcagttattgtaaatgaaatgatcacagataatagtttgatgtactctgcttgaccgaaacctggctaaaaccaaatgattattttggtcttaaaagtcaaaaaaagtcaaaagtcacctttatttatatagcgctttaaacaaaatacattgcgtcaaagcaactgaacaacattcattaggaaaacagtgtcaataatgcaaaaatgatagttaaaggcagttcatcattggattcagttatgtcatctctgttcagttaaatagtgtctgtgcatttatttgcaatcaagtcaacgatattgctgtagatgaagtgtccccaactaagcaagccagaggcgacagcggcaaggaaccgaaactccatcggtgacagaatggagaaaaaaaccttgggagaaaccaggctcagttggggggccagttctcctctgaccagacgaaaccagtagttcaattccaggctgcagcaaagtcagattgtgcagaagaatcatctgtttcctgtggtcttgtcctggtgctcctctgagacaaggtctttacaggggatctgtatctggggctctagttgtcctggtctccgctgtctttcagggatgtagaggtcctttctaggcgctgatccagcatctggtctggatacgtactggatccgggtgactgcagtgaccctctgatctggacacagactggatctggtggccacggtgacctcggaacaagagagaaacagacaaatattagcgtagatgccattcctctaatgatgtagcaagtacatagggtgttatgggaagtgtttccggttccggtttgcctaattaatgcagcctaaaaatcctttaacggatttggatattaaaagcatattagtatgttatgtgtaagccaggttaaagagatgggtctttaatctagatttaaactgcaagagtgtgtctgcctcccgaacaatgttaggtaggttattccagagtttgggcgccaaataggaaaaggatctgccgcctgcagttgattttgatattctagtctACTTTTGATAttaatgagtctactccaccaaattACTGGTATAAGCATGAGCCACGTCAgaatggtcgtggcggaggtgttgcaacaatatatagtgatattctcaatgttacccagaaaacaggatacaggtttaactcttttgaaatactttatctcaacatgaaaatcacagtagatcaaatgaaaaatataatatgaaaaaatagaattcatttattttgtaaaaataattttgttcctaatcaaatatgagtatatcataataaatcagacaaaaaatactccccctccattgaaccgattggtaacgcccaaccaatgagtcgcactttcaccaaaacaagcgagtggtgtttgaatgggagagcacgtCAAAAAttaagagaagcgctgcacagcggactatatttaactgctggtcagagagggatgcaaaaaaaataaagcatgtactgagaatgaggtatgataatattgtgtaatagttagtacacaccacatatattttagctagctaatccattgcaatgtatttagctataactatcagtataacaagttaccaaagcagctgtctgttttgctagtattcgaggtaaatatagctgcagggtagaaaagtcagcagagggagaggaggagcaggtgatcaggtaaagaagatgccattcaatcaataaaataaaataggaaacagtatagaaaaacagcagttttgtaaagttaggctatacattaatgcctttaatgttttaaagatgtgtttccctttagaaaaaaaattaaaatgcattaaggtggaatgtaaaaatcttaaaataaatgtctaaatgttgtctctttcatatttctatatgttgaatttgtaatcagttaaagcatgttgccagatagatagatagatagatagatagatagatagatagatagatagatagatagatagatagatagatagatagatagatagatagatagatagataggaagaaataaattatccaataacaatacacattaaaaaataattttttgaaaaaaataacgggcagcatacaacgttcaacccccccaatgttcaaaccaaatctacgcccttgtttgtacccaaaaatacacatgaattagacgaaatgactgacaacatgggcactattttctcttatacattagaaactgttgcccccatcaaattgaaaaaggttagagaaaaacgtactgtgccatggtataacagtaatactcactctctcaagaaagaaactcgtagtcttgaacgcaaatggagaaaaactaactttgaagtttttagaattgcatggaaaaacagtatgtccagctatagacaggctctaaaaactgctagggcagagcatatacacaaactcattgaaaataaccaaaacaatccaaggtttttatttagcacagtggctaaattaacaaatgaccagacaccacctgattcaaatattccaccaacgttaaatagtaatgactttatgaatttcttcactgataaaatagataacattagaaatacaatagcgaatgtagattctacagcgtctaacacttcagtttcatccatcgcacccaaagataaactgcagtgctttacaactataggacaggaagagctaaataaacttatcactgtatctaaaccaacaacatgtttattagatcctgtacccactaaattactgaaagagttgttacctgtagccgaagaaccacttctcaatatcattaactcgtcgttatctttaggtcacgtcccaaaaccattcaagctggcggttatcaagcctcttattaagaaaccaaaactagatcctagtgtactggcaaattataggcctatttcaaatcttccatttatgcctaaaattttagaaaaagttgtgtctgctcaattgagcacttTCCTGCatgaaaatgatctgtatgaagaatttcagtcaggtttcaggccccaccatagcacagaaactgcacttgttaaaattacaaatgacctgcttcttgtgtcagatcaaggctgcatctcatttctagtcttacttgatcttagtgctgcgttcgacaccatagatcatgacatactcatagatcgattacaaaactatacaggtattcaagggcaggctctaagatggtttagatcctacctgtccggtcgctgccattttgtttacttaaatggggtgtcatctcatttatcatcagtaaaatatggagtgccacaaggatcggtccaaggtccccttctattttcaatatacatgttgccccttggtaatattattagaaaatacggaattagcttccactgttatgctgatgatactcagctatatatctcaacgagaccagatgaaacttctcaattatctaagctgacagagtgtgttaaaaatgtaaaagattggatgacaaataattttctccaattaaattcgaataagacagagatattaattattggaccaaaaaacaatacacagaatcttgtagattacaatctgcaactagacggatgtactgttacttcctttacagtcagaaatctgggtgttatattagacagcaatttgtcttttgaaaaccatatttccaatgttacaaaaacggcattcttccatcttagaaacattgccaagctacgaaacatgttatctgtttctgatgcagaaaagctagttcatgcattcatgacctctagactggactattgtaatgcacttctaggtggttgtcctgcttcgtcaataaacaagctacaggtagtccaaaatgcagcagctagagtccttacgaggtcaagaaaatatgatcatattaccccaattttacagtctctgcactggctatctattaagttccgtatcagttacaaattatcattacttacctataaggccctaaatggtttagctcctgcgtacctaactagccttctaccacgctacaacccatcacgcaccctaaggtcacaaaacttttggacttttggtagttcctaggatagcaaagtccactaaaggaggtagagctttctcacatttggctcccaaactctggaatagccttcctgataatgttcggggttcagacacactctctctgtttaaatctagattaaaaacgcatctctttcgccaagcattcgaacaatgtatctcttaaattgtgag
This window harbors:
- the LOC132098587 gene encoding uncharacterized protein LOC132098587, yielding MLTSVRHFKTSSIATCGNQIRHCGGVKKDTTRRYRPSAPRTRSSQMSFTPTGHNGPWVHPQRRTRAGPRATTSPTPAFEISIRNRFAPLHETGCDAVIIGDSIVRHVRATLAEGKVHTHCFPGAHVLDVSAQIPTILKADESPRAVVLHARVNNTMLRQTETLKRDFSSLIEMVRSTTPATTIIVSGPLPTYRRGHERFSRLFALNEWLLSSCKEQKLLFVNNWNLFWERPRLFRADGLHPSRVGAELLSDNISRTLRSMSP